The Phlebotomus papatasi isolate M1 chromosome 3, Ppap_2.1, whole genome shotgun sequence genomic sequence GGTCACAAAAATGAGGTTCTCAGGACTTTCACTGCCCATCACTGCGCGATAGCCTTCGAGTACTGAAATAGTAGCTGTAGTAGCATTTCTAGGTTCAGCTGGGTTGAGTGACGTTCGGAGTTGTCAGATGGAATGGAATCATTCAACATGGCTCTGAAAATTGTTCTTCCTTGTTGAAATTCCTCCGTGTGGTGTTCAAAAGTGCATAGAATCCGTCACAAATTGTGCTAAAGTGTTTTCCGTGTAGTGTGGCAGAAAGTAAGTGTGACCAGGATGCAGTCAGATAGCGAGGAGAGCTGGATAGCTGCCATTGAGAATCAGTACATGGAAGCAATTGAGTCTGAGCCAAATTTCGAGACTGAACTCATCGCAGAGCGAGATGCTGTTATCAAGAATGTGTGGAGATCCTTCCAGGAGTCAGCTACAGCAGTGGCTCAGCTCTATAAAGGTAAGCTTTTGGCCCATGGAAGGCACAGATGGATTTCTTTTGTGGTCAGAATGAGACACAAGTCAAGGACAAGGCTAAGTTTGTCAGacattttgtttgatttttcactcATAAATACCATCTTTTTGTCCACTTACTCCCATGCTCATCTCCCCAAAATGCTGCATCCTGTATTCTTGGATGGGAATTGATGATTATGCTTCTGGTTGCGTCCGTTTTCACAGATCGAACAAATGGCAACGATTCCGGACTACTCTGGTTGCCATTTCAAACTGCTGCCGGAACGATAACTACACTCTACAAAGGTACTTTTCCTCCTTGGGCCAATTTCCAAGTTGCCAGCTATTTCCTAACATCTTAATCTCTTTCCACAGACTCCACAGAAGGTCTCAGGAGAATTGGCGATGTTGCCGTGCAATGTGGCTACCAAAGACGTAACAAAGAAATCGCTGCCTGGGCCAAGAAGCGCCGAAGAAACATCAGACGCGAAGATCTCCTCTCCTACTTGGCTGGGAAACCACCACCGCCTCTTCATGTATCTCGAGCTTCCCAATTGAGGTGAGTCACACTGCCCTCCCGAATTTCCCAACATCCACACAATCCAACAAATGTCCCTTCCTTTGTTCTCTTTCAGAtcatccccaaagccagaagcaCACATTAACAATCATCACAATCTAATGCAACATGGTGCAACACCCTTTGTGAGTCCTCAATTGCCTCTGGCCAGCGAGCCTGAGATGCACACGTTCAAAGAAGCCTTAGCAAGAAGATCCAGGTAAGATCCTTTGTCcccaattgagaaattttttattttagaacaaTTTTAGAGACACCCTCTCACAGGGTGCTTCCTAAATTATTGCCTTTTCAtgcaaataataaaatagtttattttaaatttccttACAACTGGacatttctttcctttttttcctgCTAAATATGCtctaattataaaattaatgcataTTCATTAGCATTGAATAACTATCCAGAATTACACAATTTCTTTAACAGGGTGCTTAAAGTTATTGTCACATGATGGTGTTTGGCTTTCTTTGCGTCAATTTGTTTGCATTatctttttttgttgagaaaatctgtttaaattcttaaaataaacaatatttctatttttttattaagtaaaaaaaaatggttgaaATCAGCATTTTGCAAATAATGAATATTAGTTTACAACAGTATAGGGTGGTGCGACCCCTCAAATGCTAATACGGTAGACTCTCACtaaatcggctctttttcaatcgggtgacaaattttgttaacaattttcacgtttaattatgaagctaattcgctcaaattcgctgtagttcttcctattttatcgttattctttataattgagcgctttttgtggaatttacaaaggctttgacgctcaattctatcgctaaaccggatgacattttgccccatattcccgattgagagagagtctactgtaccccACATTATGCctgaataaattaatttgtgCATCTATCACCTTTTTGGatgttttagatcaggaaaacttcatacctttctttctcaagcGTTTCGGATATAATCTTTCCCACTCTTtcgtattcaaaattaaattgaactaaattgaatttgggtTATGATGGCTGCGACactccttttagatcaggaatcttttgcactcttcttcttttcttttttaaacatcattgcaaatttaatttagctcaatcgaattttaagtgagaaagaatgagatagacttatgctaaacgtgtgagaaagaaagggatgtgaattttgatttcatgaaattttcctgtctaaaaggtgtgccggagccatgatattcaaaagaagaagaagaatgtaaaagagtgaaatagacatttgcaaaattcgtgaattttaatttcataaaattttccaaaaaggtgAGCCTAAGCCAAAAGTTTTGgcattactgatttttttttaaactttttaacgGTATTATTGTAAAGGCTGGGGCAGTTTCAGGTAGCTGAAATCttttttatggctctggcacacattttagatcaggataatttcagataatctaaattcacatcactctttcggactcttcttcttcttcttctgaacaaccaaattaatttagttcaatataATTTTGAGTACAAAAGAATGCAATAGACGTAATGCAaaccatttgaaaataaatggaCGGTAATTTgtacttcataaaattttcccgatctaaaaaaTGTGCCGGaggctttaaccctttaacgacgaggcactttttacggactgaaaataaacaataaaaattaaactgagaaacataatcaatgataagtcttaaatctaaccttaaaaagtccaacagagtctaatttggtgtattttgtgcttctatgaatgatagggacaaaaattgcccaaaaatttaagtaatttttctgaaaataccaatgaataatatttttcgctttaatgaaaaatattacgtatgagtattgtagtttttattgccaaaagggttttgcttaaaaaaaaatctgaagtataaaaaaataaataaaatcaattatgaatttgagaatttcaaaattcgccatttttgggcttaaatatttactacatagcaaatagttagagacttgcaaaaaatattctagattccttctctactttacaattatgtacagacataagaaaaaaataactttaggtagtcaggaaaaattattttctttatgggacaccggtgtttcaatcgtacttaaagggttaacacttAAAAGTTCAAAATGGCATTTTACGTCAATTCCTTTTTTTATGCCTAACATTTAAAAGCCTTTTGAACATATGTATAGCATTTtcgatttataaaatattgaaaaatcaatttgatggTTTGTATTTTTGGATATTGAAATCTTCAGGAACTAGGCTAAATTTCTAGTCTGAAGTTTTACTTACAATTCAGTTTGGCTTACAGTAGAAA encodes the following:
- the LOC129808102 gene encoding HUWE1-associated protein modifying stress responses; translated protein: MQSDSEESWIAAIENQYMEAIESEPNFETELIAERDAVIKNVWRSFQESATAVAQLYKDRTNGNDSGLLWLPFQTAAGTITTLYKDSTEGLRRIGDVAVQCGYQRRNKEIAAWAKKRRRNIRREDLLSYLAGKPPPPLHVSRASQLRSSPKPEAHINNHHNLMQHGATPFVSPQLPLASEPEMHTFKEALARRSRGPELYAFVTGEVARHCKRPASPSLDVNMEVQSLSSKRQRFL